A stretch of the Myxococcales bacterium genome encodes the following:
- a CDS encoding acyl-CoA dehydrogenase family protein yields MIDFDLTDEQGTLVETARRFARERILPAAAACDRESRFPRDIFEEAWNLGFVNPTLPTEYGGAGLSEIDNVLLTEELAYACTGIQTSITANTLALTPILLAGNEEQKKRFLGRLAAEPIFASYATTEPAAGSDVAGLQTLATKDSGGGYVLNGQKCWITNASLASFYVIFATENPALRHKGIGAFIVPRETPGLKIGRHEDKLGQRASDTAVVMLEDVKVPAENVLAPPGQGFKLAMETFNQTRPDIGAIATGLMQRCLDESVAYAKERKTFGVPIAQHQLVQAMIAEMAIRVEATRLLARKAAWNLHKGKRNPLTSSLSKAFGADAAMATAVDAVQVFGGNGYVKDYPVEKLMRDAKVLQIYEGTSQIQRLVIARHVLGD; encoded by the coding sequence ATGATTGACTTCGACCTCACCGACGAACAAGGCACCCTGGTCGAGACGGCGCGGCGCTTCGCTCGCGAACGCATCCTGCCGGCAGCGGCGGCCTGCGACCGCGAGTCGCGCTTCCCGCGCGACATCTTCGAAGAGGCGTGGAACCTCGGCTTCGTGAACCCGACCTTACCCACGGAGTATGGCGGCGCGGGCCTCAGCGAAATTGACAACGTCCTGCTCACCGAAGAGCTCGCGTACGCGTGCACCGGAATCCAGACGAGCATCACCGCCAACACGCTGGCGCTGACGCCCATCCTGCTCGCTGGCAACGAAGAGCAGAAGAAGAGGTTCCTGGGCCGCCTCGCCGCCGAGCCGATCTTCGCGAGCTACGCCACCACAGAGCCAGCCGCCGGCAGCGACGTCGCGGGGCTCCAGACGCTGGCCACGAAGGATTCGGGCGGCGGCTACGTGCTAAACGGCCAAAAGTGCTGGATCACGAACGCGTCGCTCGCGAGCTTCTACGTGATCTTCGCCACGGAAAACCCGGCGCTTCGTCACAAGGGCATCGGAGCGTTCATCGTCCCGCGCGAAACGCCGGGCCTCAAGATCGGTCGCCACGAAGACAAGCTCGGACAGCGCGCGAGCGACACCGCCGTCGTGATGCTCGAAGACGTGAAGGTACCGGCAGAAAACGTCCTCGCGCCACCGGGTCAAGGCTTCAAGCTCGCCATGGAGACGTTCAACCAAACGCGGCCCGACATCGGCGCCATCGCGACGGGCCTCATGCAGCGATGCCTCGACGAATCCGTGGCGTACGCGAAGGAGCGCAAGACCTTCGGCGTGCCCATCGCGCAGCACCAGCTCGTGCAAGCCATGATCGCCGAGATGGCGATTCGCGTGGAGGCGACGCGTCTCTTGGCGCGGAAGGCCGCGTGGAACCTCCACAAGGGCAAGCGCAATCCCCTCACGTCGAGCTTGTCCAAGGCCTTCGGCGCCGACGCCGCGATGGCCACGGCCGTCGACGCCGTGCAGGTCTTCGGTGGCAACGGCTACGTGAAGGACTACCCCGTCGAGAAGCTCATGCGCGACGCGAAGGTGCTCCAGATCTACGAAGGGACGAGCCAGATCCAGCGGCTCGTCATCGCGCGGCACGTGCTTGGCGACTGA
- the ccsA gene encoding cytochrome c biogenesis protein CcsA, translated as MAKRPLSDTLFAILCVATTGLFAQTIHVVFNRAPVEKTMGIVQKIFYFHVPSAYAMYLGATACFVGSVGYLLRPTPARDAVARAGAELAVAFGAIVLVTGALWGAKAWGYYWTWDPRLTTSLLSVLIYVAYLVLRAFSGDGEGERKFAAALGVIGAANLPIIHYSVQKWSGQHPEVVTGKGGGLSHPDMKLALFLSLGAFTMLTVLFLWARVKVELAASRLAMAEEDAVLLGLDPRTES; from the coding sequence GTGGCCAAGCGCCCCCTCTCCGACACGCTCTTCGCGATCCTCTGCGTCGCCACGACGGGCCTCTTCGCCCAGACGATCCATGTCGTTTTCAACCGCGCGCCGGTCGAAAAGACCATGGGCATCGTCCAGAAGATCTTCTACTTCCACGTGCCGAGCGCCTACGCCATGTACCTCGGTGCGACGGCCTGCTTCGTCGGCTCGGTCGGGTACCTGCTCCGGCCAACGCCGGCGCGCGACGCGGTTGCCCGTGCCGGCGCCGAGCTCGCCGTGGCCTTTGGGGCCATCGTGCTGGTGACCGGCGCCCTATGGGGAGCGAAAGCCTGGGGCTACTACTGGACGTGGGATCCGCGGCTGACGACCTCGCTCCTCTCGGTGCTCATCTACGTCGCCTACCTCGTCTTGCGCGCGTTCTCGGGCGACGGCGAGGGTGAGCGAAAGTTCGCCGCCGCGCTCGGCGTCATCGGCGCCGCCAACCTGCCGATCATCCACTACAGCGTGCAAAAGTGGAGCGGCCAGCACCCCGAGGTCGTCACCGGCAAAGGTGGCGGCCTCAGCCATCCAGACATGAAGCTCGCGCTCTTTTTGTCACTCGGCGCCTTCACCATGCTCACCGTGCTTTTCCTCTGGGCGCGCGTGAAGGTCGAGCTCGCGGCGAGCCGCCTCGCCATGGCCGAAGAAGACGCCGTCCTCCTGGGCCTCGATCCGCGGACCGAATCATGA